Proteins encoded together in one Stutzerimonas stutzeri window:
- a CDS encoding lysylphosphatidylglycerol synthase domain-containing protein, producing the protein MSETTQGEAKSGWRRRWPLIKKILTYVFFALVAGLLIGLARNLDWQEVYNTLRNYQAKTLWMAGAAAFGSYVVYCFFDVLGKRYARHDLPVRQILPVTFVCYAFNLNLSAWVGGIALRFRLYSRLGLKPAQITRVFTMSILTNWLGYMWLAGLIFAMGWIEPPASWEIGFTALRVVGGGLLVACVVYLGLCGFSRRRSWTIRGHEIQLPSLRLALIQLVLGAANWSLMALVVYYMLSQQADYPEVLGILMISSIAGVVAHIPAGLGVIEAVFVAMLADEMSKGAIVGGLIGYRVIYFLIPLLFATLVYVVLEARAKKLRSSNQAGDQEPVSQETG; encoded by the coding sequence ATGAGCGAGACCACCCAGGGCGAGGCGAAGAGCGGCTGGCGCCGTCGCTGGCCGCTGATCAAGAAGATCCTGACGTACGTCTTCTTCGCGCTGGTTGCCGGCCTGCTGATCGGCCTGGCGCGCAACCTCGACTGGCAAGAGGTCTACAACACCTTGCGCAACTACCAGGCGAAGACCCTGTGGATGGCGGGAGCGGCGGCATTCGGCAGCTACGTCGTGTACTGCTTCTTCGATGTGCTGGGTAAACGCTATGCGCGCCACGACCTGCCGGTCCGGCAGATCCTTCCGGTGACCTTCGTCTGCTATGCCTTCAATCTCAACCTGAGCGCCTGGGTGGGCGGCATCGCCCTGCGCTTTCGCCTGTACTCGCGCCTTGGCCTGAAGCCCGCGCAGATCACCCGGGTGTTCACCATGAGCATCCTGACCAACTGGCTGGGCTACATGTGGCTGGCAGGACTCATCTTCGCCATGGGCTGGATCGAGCCGCCGGCCAGCTGGGAGATCGGCTTCACCGCCCTGCGCGTGGTAGGCGGTGGCCTGTTGGTGGCGTGCGTGGTGTACCTGGGCCTGTGCGGCTTTTCCAGACGGCGTTCGTGGACCATCCGCGGCCACGAGATCCAGCTGCCATCGCTGCGCCTGGCGCTGATCCAGCTGGTCCTCGGGGCGGCCAACTGGTCGCTGATGGCGCTGGTGGTCTATTACATGCTGTCGCAGCAGGCGGACTATCCCGAGGTGCTGGGCATCCTGATGATCAGCAGCATCGCCGGCGTGGTCGCCCACATTCCCGCCGGGCTCGGGGTGATCGAGGCGGTGTTCGTCGCCATGCTCGCCGACGAGATGAGCAAGGGCGCCATCGTCGGCGGCCTGATCGGATATCGGGTGATCTACTTCCTGATCCCGCTGCTGTTCGCCACGCTGGTCTACGTGGTGCTCGAAGCGCGGGCGAAGAAGCTGCGCAGCAGCAACCAGGCCGGTGACCAGGAGCCGGTTTCCCAGGAAACGGGCTGA
- the glgB gene encoding 1,4-alpha-glucan branching protein GlgB: MTDRPALTMPGETLMPSDADVDALVRAEHGNPFSILGPHPDGEAMVVRAYLPNALGAEVLDRNQQLLTVMEQGQVPGFFVARLTHQQPYLLRIRWAGGEQITEDPYSFGPQLGELDMHLFSEGNHRQIGRVFGSQVIEVDGVQGVRFAVWAPNARRVSVVGSFNGWDGRRHPMRLRFPSGVWELFIPRLQPGDTYKYEILGPNGILPLKADPVALATEHPPGTASVIARPLDYQWKDQAWLQQRSARQSLEAPMSIYELHAGSWRREGGDDGRMYNWHELAERLIPYVVDMGFTHIELMPIMEHPFGGSWGYQLLSQFAPSARYGNAHDFAEFVDACHNAGIGVILDWVPAHFPTDAHGLGEFDGTALYEYAHPFEGFHQDWDTYIYNLGRTEVHGFMLASALHWLREFHVDALRVDAVASMLYRDYSRKDGEWIPNRHGGRENLEAIDFLRHLNDVVATETPGALVIAEESTAFPGVSKPTSEGGLGFSYKWNMGWMHDTLKYIQEDPIHRQYHHDKLTFGMVYAYSEHFVLPISHDEVVHGKGSLIDKMPGDRWQKFANLRAYLSFMWTHPGKKLLFMGSEFGQWREWNHDRELDWHLLEDADHRGVQNLVRDLNRLYSQEPALHELDSDPRGFQWLIGDDRANSVFAWLRKSSTGHPLLVIGNFTPVVREGYRIGVPVDARWLEVFNSDAECYGGSNTGNGGGMLAEPVESHGEKVSLSLTLPPLGVLVMRPQV, from the coding sequence ATGACTGATCGCCCGGCCCTGACCATGCCAGGGGAGACCCTGATGCCTAGTGACGCCGATGTAGATGCTCTGGTGCGAGCCGAGCATGGCAACCCGTTCTCCATTCTCGGGCCGCACCCCGATGGCGAAGCAATGGTGGTGCGCGCCTACCTGCCCAACGCATTGGGCGCGGAAGTGCTGGACCGCAACCAGCAATTGCTGACGGTGATGGAGCAGGGCCAGGTGCCCGGCTTCTTCGTCGCCCGTCTGACTCACCAGCAACCTTACCTGCTGCGCATCCGCTGGGCCGGTGGTGAGCAGATCACTGAAGACCCGTACAGCTTCGGTCCGCAGCTGGGCGAGCTGGACATGCATCTGTTCTCCGAGGGCAACCATCGGCAGATCGGCCGGGTGTTCGGTTCCCAAGTGATCGAGGTCGACGGCGTGCAGGGTGTGCGTTTCGCCGTCTGGGCACCCAATGCGCGGCGCGTCTCGGTAGTCGGCAGCTTCAATGGCTGGGACGGACGCCGACACCCGATGCGGCTGCGCTTTCCGTCTGGCGTATGGGAGCTGTTCATTCCGCGCCTGCAGCCCGGCGATACCTACAAGTACGAGATTCTCGGCCCCAACGGCATCCTGCCGCTGAAGGCTGATCCCGTCGCACTCGCCACCGAGCATCCGCCGGGAACCGCATCGGTCATCGCCCGGCCACTGGATTATCAGTGGAAGGACCAGGCCTGGCTGCAACAGCGGTCCGCGCGCCAGTCACTCGAGGCGCCGATGAGCATCTACGAGCTGCATGCCGGGTCGTGGCGACGCGAGGGTGGCGACGACGGGCGAATGTACAACTGGCACGAGCTGGCCGAGCGGCTGATCCCTTACGTGGTGGACATGGGCTTCACCCATATCGAGCTGATGCCGATCATGGAGCACCCGTTCGGCGGCTCCTGGGGCTACCAGCTGCTTTCGCAGTTCGCTCCCAGCGCGCGCTACGGTAACGCCCACGACTTCGCCGAGTTCGTCGACGCCTGCCATAACGCCGGTATCGGCGTGATCCTCGACTGGGTGCCGGCGCATTTCCCCACCGACGCTCATGGCCTGGGCGAGTTCGATGGCACTGCGCTGTACGAGTACGCCCACCCGTTCGAGGGCTTCCACCAGGACTGGGATACCTACATCTACAACCTCGGCCGCACCGAGGTGCACGGCTTCATGCTGGCCTCGGCGCTGCATTGGCTGCGCGAGTTCCACGTCGATGCGCTGCGCGTGGATGCGGTGGCCTCGATGCTCTACCGGGATTATTCGCGCAAGGACGGCGAATGGATTCCCAACCGCCATGGCGGGCGCGAGAACCTGGAGGCGATCGATTTCCTTCGTCACCTGAACGATGTGGTGGCCACCGAGACCCCCGGCGCGCTGGTGATCGCCGAGGAGTCCACCGCCTTTCCCGGCGTCAGCAAGCCGACCAGTGAAGGTGGGCTGGGCTTTTCCTACAAGTGGAACATGGGCTGGATGCACGACACGCTCAAGTACATCCAGGAAGATCCGATCCACCGGCAGTACCATCACGACAAGCTGACCTTCGGCATGGTCTACGCCTATTCCGAGCATTTCGTGCTGCCGATCTCCCATGACGAGGTGGTGCACGGCAAGGGCTCGCTGATCGACAAGATGCCGGGCGACCGCTGGCAGAAGTTCGCCAACCTGCGCGCCTACCTGTCATTCATGTGGACCCACCCGGGCAAGAAGCTGCTGTTCATGGGCAGCGAGTTCGGTCAGTGGCGCGAGTGGAACCACGACCGCGAGCTGGATTGGCATCTGCTGGAAGACGCCGATCACCGTGGCGTGCAGAACCTGGTGCGCGACCTTAACCGCCTGTATAGCCAGGAGCCGGCGCTGCACGAACTGGACAGCGACCCGCGCGGTTTCCAGTGGCTGATCGGCGACGATCGCGCCAACAGCGTGTTCGCCTGGCTGCGCAAGAGTTCGACCGGCCATCCGCTGCTGGTGATCGGCAACTTCACCCCGGTGGTGCGCGAGGGTTATCGCATCGGTGTGCCGGTGGATGCCAGGTGGCTGGAGGTGTTCAACAGCGACGCCGAATGCTACGGCGGTTCCAACACCGGCAACGGCGGCGGCATGCTGGCCGAGCCGGTGGAGAGTCACGGCGAGAAGGTTTCGCTGTCGCTGACCCTGCCGCCACTGGGCGTGCTGGTAATGCGACCGCAGGTCTGA
- the treS gene encoding maltose alpha-D-glucosyltransferase, whose amino-acid sequence MAKPRKPAAFIKDPLWYKDAVVYQVHLKSFYDSNNDGVGDFVGLIEKLDYIADLGVNTIWLLPFYPSPRRDDGYDIADYRGVHPEYGNMADARRFIAEAHKRGLRVITELVINHTSDQHPWFQRARKAKKGSAARNFYVWSDTDDKYQGTRIIFLDTEKSNWTWDPVAKQYFWHRFYSHQPDLNFDNPQVMKAVLAVMRFWLDMGIDGLRLDAIPYLVERDGTNNENLPETHAVLKAIRAEIDANYPDRMLLAEANQWPEDTQLYFGGEDGGPGDECHMAFHFPLMPRMYMAIAQEDRFPITDILRQTPDIPDNCQWAIFLRNHDELTLEMVTDRERDYLWNYYASDKRARINLGIRRRLAPLLERDRRRIELLNSLLLSMPGTPVIYYGDEIGMGDNIFLGDRDGVRTPMQWSVDRNGGFSRADPPNLVLPPVMDPLYGYYTINVEAQQRDPHSLLNWTRRMLTIRKQFKAFGRGTLKMLAPSNRRILAYLREFTGADGQTEIIFCVANVSRSAQAAELEMSQYAGMVPVEMVGGSAFPPIGQLPYLLTLPPYGFYWFQLAPTNQMPSWHQEPVETMPDFQTLVLKRLDTLTAANRRTLEAESLPAYLPKRRWFAAKDVAIDSIRISYCIPFGDPNRPVLLSELCVESAGRSDLYQLPLGFLDESDFGTALPQQLALARVRRGPQVGLMTDAFALEQFSAAVIQGLRDELVLPCSDGEIRFVPMPQLDDLQLPEQPEVRFISAEQSNSSAIIDNKVMIKLLRRVAAGIHPELEMGGFLTARGFAHISGMLGQVSRINKQGEPVALMVIQHFLDSQGDAWVWTLNNLDRAVRDEIAGGVSMHENQFSALDELQAFNRLLGQRLGEMHMALAADTDDAAFAYEITSAANVEQWAQSISAQLEQALQRIDEHRSTLERRDAAAVGQLLQRRDQLLAQVKRLAARTVGGVRTRVHGDLHLGQVLVVQGDAYFIDFEGEPARSLDERRAKHSPFKDVSGLLRSFEYAAAMTIRGAQVSDSTPEADQARQRIAASYQRSAQQAFLDAYRDATRELPHAWQEQDGANAALLLFSLEKCAYEIVYEAENRPTWLPVPLQGLMALAQQLFDGDSND is encoded by the coding sequence ATGGCAAAACCGCGCAAACCGGCCGCATTCATCAAGGATCCGCTCTGGTACAAGGACGCGGTGGTGTACCAGGTGCACCTGAAATCCTTCTACGACTCCAACAATGACGGCGTTGGTGACTTCGTCGGGCTGATCGAGAAGCTGGATTACATCGCCGACCTGGGCGTGAACACCATCTGGCTGCTGCCGTTCTATCCCTCGCCGCGGCGCGACGATGGCTACGACATCGCCGATTACCGCGGCGTGCATCCCGAGTACGGCAACATGGCCGATGCCCGGCGCTTCATTGCCGAAGCGCACAAGCGCGGGCTGCGGGTGATCACCGAGCTAGTCATCAACCACACCTCGGACCAGCATCCCTGGTTCCAGCGGGCGCGCAAGGCGAAGAAGGGCTCGGCGGCGCGCAATTTCTACGTCTGGTCCGACACCGACGACAAATACCAGGGCACGCGGATCATCTTTCTCGACACCGAGAAATCCAACTGGACCTGGGACCCGGTGGCCAAGCAGTACTTCTGGCACCGCTTCTATTCCCACCAGCCGGATCTGAATTTCGACAACCCGCAGGTGATGAAGGCGGTACTGGCCGTCATGCGCTTCTGGCTGGACATGGGCATCGACGGCCTGCGGCTGGACGCGATTCCCTACCTGGTCGAGCGTGACGGCACCAACAACGAAAACCTGCCCGAGACCCACGCGGTGCTCAAGGCCATCCGCGCCGAGATCGACGCCAACTATCCCGATCGCATGTTGCTGGCCGAGGCCAACCAGTGGCCGGAGGATACCCAGCTGTACTTCGGTGGCGAAGACGGCGGCCCTGGCGACGAATGCCACATGGCGTTCCACTTCCCGCTGATGCCGCGCATGTACATGGCCATCGCCCAGGAAGACCGCTTTCCGATCACCGACATCCTGCGGCAGACGCCGGACATCCCGGACAACTGTCAGTGGGCGATCTTCCTGCGCAACCACGATGAGCTGACCCTGGAGATGGTCACCGATCGCGAGCGTGACTATCTGTGGAACTACTACGCCTCGGACAAGCGGGCACGCATCAACCTCGGCATCCGTCGGCGTCTGGCACCGCTGCTGGAGCGCGACCGTCGCCGTATCGAACTGCTCAACAGCCTGCTGCTCTCCATGCCGGGCACGCCGGTGATCTACTACGGTGACGAGATCGGCATGGGCGACAACATCTTCCTCGGCGATCGCGACGGTGTGCGCACCCCCATGCAGTGGTCAGTGGACCGCAACGGCGGTTTCTCCCGCGCCGACCCGCCGAACCTGGTGCTGCCGCCGGTGATGGACCCGCTCTACGGCTACTACACCATCAACGTGGAGGCGCAGCAGCGCGACCCGCATTCGCTGCTGAACTGGACACGGCGGATGCTCACCATCCGCAAGCAGTTCAAGGCCTTCGGCCGCGGCACGCTGAAGATGCTGGCGCCGAGCAACCGGCGCATCCTGGCCTATCTGCGCGAATTCACCGGGGCGGATGGCCAGACCGAGATCATCTTCTGCGTGGCCAATGTCTCGCGTTCGGCCCAGGCGGCGGAACTGGAAATGTCGCAGTACGCCGGCATGGTCCCGGTGGAGATGGTCGGCGGCAGCGCCTTTCCACCCATCGGCCAGCTGCCCTACCTGCTGACACTGCCGCCCTACGGGTTCTACTGGTTCCAGCTGGCGCCCACCAACCAGATGCCCAGCTGGCATCAGGAGCCGGTGGAGACCATGCCGGACTTCCAGACCCTGGTACTCAAGCGCCTCGACACCCTGACCGCCGCCAATCGACGCACGCTGGAAGCCGAGTCTCTGCCGGCCTATCTGCCGAAGCGGCGCTGGTTCGCGGCCAAGGATGTGGCAATCGACTCGATCCGCATCAGCTACTGCATACCGTTCGGCGACCCGAACCGGCCGGTGCTGCTCAGCGAACTCTGCGTGGAGTCGGCCGGGCGCAGCGACCTCTACCAGTTGCCGCTGGGCTTCCTCGACGAGTCTGATTTCGGCACCGCGCTGCCCCAGCAGCTGGCATTGGCCAGAGTACGCCGCGGCCCGCAGGTGGGGTTGATGACCGATGCCTTCGCCCTCGAGCAGTTCAGCGCCGCTGTGATCCAGGGACTGCGCGACGAGCTGGTGTTGCCGTGCAGCGACGGTGAAATCCGCTTCGTGCCGATGCCGCAACTGGACGATCTGCAGTTGCCGGAGCAGCCCGAGGTACGCTTCATTTCGGCAGAGCAGTCCAACAGTTCGGCGATCATTGACAACAAGGTGATGATCAAGCTGCTCCGTCGCGTGGCAGCGGGGATTCACCCTGAACTGGAAATGGGCGGGTTCCTCACCGCGCGCGGTTTCGCCCATATTTCCGGCATGCTCGGGCAGGTCAGCCGGATCAACAAGCAGGGCGAGCCGGTGGCGCTGATGGTGATCCAGCACTTCCTCGACAGCCAGGGTGACGCCTGGGTCTGGACGCTGAACAACCTCGACCGCGCCGTACGCGACGAAATCGCCGGCGGTGTATCGATGCACGAGAACCAGTTCAGTGCCCTCGACGAGTTGCAGGCCTTCAACCGGCTGCTCGGGCAGCGTCTGGGCGAGATGCACATGGCCCTGGCAGCGGACACCGACGATGCCGCATTTGCCTACGAAATCACCAGCGCGGCGAACGTCGAGCAGTGGGCGCAGAGCATCAGCGCCCAGCTTGAGCAGGCACTGCAGCGGATCGACGAACACCGTTCCACTCTCGAGCGCAGGGATGCCGCCGCGGTGGGGCAGCTGCTCCAGCGCCGCGATCAGCTGCTCGCACAAGTGAAACGTCTGGCCGCTAGAACGGTGGGGGGCGTGCGCACCCGCGTGCATGGCGACCTGCACCTCGGGCAGGTTCTGGTGGTGCAGGGCGATGCGTATTTCATCGACTTCGAGGGCGAGCCGGCCCGTTCGCTGGATGAACGACGGGCGAAACACAGCCCGTTCAAGGATGTCTCAGGCTTGCTGCGCTCGTTCGAATACGCCGCGGCCATGACCATTCGTGGTGCACAGGTCAGCGACAGCACGCCGGAGGCCGATCAGGCTCGCCAGCGCATTGCCGCGAGCTACCAGCGCAGCGCACAACAAGCCTTCCTCGATGCGTACCGCGATGCCACCCGGGAGCTGCCACATGCCTGGCAGGAGCAGGATGGCGCGAATGCTGCACTGCTGCTGTTCAGCCTGGAGAAATGCGCGTACGAGATCGTTTACGAAGCGGAGAACCGTCCGACCTGGTTGCCCGTCCCGCTACAGGGGCTGATGGCCCTGGCACAACAGCTTTTCGATGGAGATTCCAATGACTGA
- a CDS encoding alpha-1,4-glucan--maltose-1-phosphate maltosyltransferase — protein sequence MSDAQPNATIHPRLEQALQMPRIAIESTLPVVDDGRFAAKAIIGQPVMVTSRIFADGHDQLAAAVCWREKGESNWRRARLKLLGNDNWQGQFTPTQVAEHEFVIEAWWDVFESYRYELSKKHTAGVPVQLELEEGRLLLEKAVARAQGENRAILDDLLHRLGSAHLEDERVSLLLAAETAAAMAAADPREHCSRSPVYPLDVERPLAQFASWYELFPRSETDDPNRHGTFRDVHKRLPAIRDMGFDVLYFPPIHPIGRQHRKGPNNSLQAGPNDPGSPYAIGSEEGGHDAIHPQLGTLDDFRELVAAAREHGLEIALDFAIQCSQDHPWLKEHPGWFSWRPDGTIKYAENPPKKYQDIVNVDFYAEDAMPDLWIALRDVVWHWVEQGVKIFRVDNPHTKPLPFWEWLIADIRERDRDVMFLSEAFTRPGMMARLGKVGFSQSYTYFTWRNTKAELSEYFSELNEPPLRDCYRPNFFVNTPDINPFFLQDSGRAGFLIRAALATMGSGLWGMYSGFELCESAAIPGKEEYLDSEKYQIRPRNYQAPGNIVAEIAQLNRIRRQNPALQTHLGFKPYLAWNDNILYFGKRSPDLSNFILVAISLDPHNAQEAHFELPLWELGLPDDAHTQGEDLMNGHRWTWYGKTQWMRIEPWHLPFGIWRLTAQRPDPDLK from the coding sequence ATGAGCGATGCACAGCCCAACGCGACGATTCACCCTCGACTCGAACAAGCCTTGCAGATGCCGCGCATCGCCATCGAATCCACCTTGCCGGTGGTGGATGACGGTCGCTTCGCCGCCAAGGCGATCATCGGCCAGCCGGTGATGGTGACCAGCCGGATCTTCGCCGATGGGCACGACCAGCTGGCCGCCGCCGTCTGTTGGCGCGAGAAAGGCGAGAGCAACTGGCGCCGCGCGCGATTGAAGCTGCTCGGCAACGACAACTGGCAAGGCCAGTTCACCCCGACCCAGGTGGCCGAACACGAGTTCGTCATCGAGGCCTGGTGGGATGTGTTCGAAAGCTATCGCTACGAGCTGTCGAAGAAGCACACCGCCGGCGTGCCGGTTCAGCTGGAGCTGGAAGAGGGCCGGCTGCTGCTGGAGAAGGCCGTAGCGCGCGCCCAGGGCGAGAACCGCGCGATCCTCGACGACCTGCTGCACCGGCTGGGTTCGGCGCACCTGGAAGACGAACGCGTGTCGCTGTTGCTGGCGGCGGAAACCGCTGCAGCCATGGCCGCGGCCGACCCGCGCGAGCACTGCAGTCGCAGCCCGGTCTATCCGCTGGATGTCGAACGTCCGCTGGCCCAGTTCGCCAGCTGGTACGAGCTGTTCCCGCGCTCGGAGACCGATGACCCCAATCGACACGGTACCTTCCGCGACGTGCACAAGCGTCTGCCAGCGATCCGCGACATGGGCTTCGACGTGCTGTACTTCCCGCCGATCCACCCCATCGGGCGCCAGCACCGCAAGGGTCCGAACAACAGCCTGCAAGCCGGCCCGAACGACCCGGGCAGCCCCTATGCCATCGGCAGCGAAGAGGGTGGTCACGACGCCATCCACCCGCAGCTGGGCACGCTGGACGATTTCCGCGAACTGGTGGCCGCGGCCCGCGAGCACGGCCTGGAGATCGCTCTGGACTTCGCCATCCAGTGCTCCCAGGACCACCCCTGGCTCAAGGAGCATCCGGGCTGGTTCTCCTGGCGCCCGGACGGCACCATCAAGTATGCCGAGAACCCACCGAAGAAATACCAGGACATCGTCAACGTCGACTTCTACGCCGAGGACGCCATGCCCGACCTCTGGATCGCGCTACGTGACGTGGTCTGGCACTGGGTGGAGCAGGGCGTGAAGATCTTCCGCGTCGACAACCCACACACCAAGCCGTTGCCGTTCTGGGAGTGGCTGATCGCCGATATACGCGAGCGCGACCGCGACGTGATGTTCCTCTCCGAGGCCTTCACCCGCCCGGGCATGATGGCGCGCCTCGGCAAGGTCGGCTTCAGCCAGAGCTATACCTATTTCACCTGGCGCAATACCAAGGCGGAGCTTTCCGAGTACTTCAGCGAGCTGAACGAGCCGCCGCTGCGCGACTGCTACCGGCCGAACTTCTTCGTCAATACACCGGACATCAACCCGTTCTTCCTGCAGGACTCCGGTCGTGCCGGTTTTCTGATCCGCGCGGCACTGGCAACCATGGGCTCGGGGCTGTGGGGCATGTACTCGGGCTTCGAGCTGTGCGAGTCGGCGGCGATTCCGGGGAAGGAGGAGTACCTGGATTCGGAGAAGTATCAGATCCGGCCACGCAACTATCAGGCGCCGGGCAACATCGTGGCCGAGATCGCCCAGCTCAACCGCATCCGCCGGCAGAACCCGGCGCTGCAGACGCACCTGGGTTTCAAGCCCTACCTGGCGTGGAACGACAACATCCTCTACTTCGGCAAGCGCTCGCCGGACCTGTCCAACTTCATCCTGGTGGCCATCAGCCTCGATCCGCACAACGCGCAGGAAGCGCATTTCGAACTGCCGTTGTGGGAGCTCGGCCTGCCGGACGACGCGCATACCCAGGGCGAGGACCTGATGAACGGGCATCGCTGGACCTGGTATGGCAAGACCCAGTGGATGCGTATCGAACCGTGGCATCTGCCATTCGGAATCTGGCGCCTGACTGCCCAGCGGCCGGACCCGGACCTCAAGTAG
- the fdhE gene encoding formate dehydrogenase accessory protein FdhE, which yields MKGKRGPASHEFGSAPTTIMEPPQVVLPDDQLFSRRALRLRELMVMVPALDEFLDFMARLAQAQHQVLSGREPSWRPAPDAFDQALEHRMPPLGFRALRRDLDWQGDLRAILDALALHVGERQRPLLQALRDANADALQAIAEDVLEQRAGSANTRGLMPLVAAALQVAWVRLAAALPRPPAQPLAEARALCPCCGSPPVASVVHNEPYRSGVRFLHCALCATEWHLERVKCSNCETGGQLLYLGLDDEQGEPFLPVQAEACGACESYLKIVLRQLQGRADPVADDLASLPLDLMLADEGVYARSGYNPLLVFGE from the coding sequence ATGAAAGGAAAACGCGGCCCCGCGAGCCACGAATTCGGCAGCGCACCCACCACCATCATGGAACCGCCGCAGGTAGTCCTGCCGGACGACCAGTTGTTCAGCCGCCGTGCGCTGCGGCTGCGCGAGCTGATGGTCATGGTGCCGGCGCTGGACGAGTTTCTCGACTTCATGGCGCGCCTGGCGCAGGCCCAGCATCAGGTCCTGAGTGGGCGCGAACCGTCCTGGCGTCCGGCGCCGGATGCCTTCGATCAGGCTTTGGAGCATCGCATGCCGCCGCTGGGCTTTCGTGCGTTGCGCCGCGATCTGGACTGGCAGGGTGATCTGCGCGCGATCCTCGATGCGCTGGCGCTGCACGTCGGTGAGCGGCAGAGACCGCTGCTGCAAGCCCTGCGTGACGCGAATGCCGATGCACTGCAGGCGATCGCCGAGGATGTACTGGAACAGCGCGCCGGCAGCGCCAATACCCGCGGGCTGATGCCGCTGGTGGCAGCCGCGCTGCAGGTGGCCTGGGTGCGCCTGGCGGCGGCCTTGCCACGTCCGCCAGCGCAACCGCTGGCCGAGGCGCGGGCCTTGTGCCCGTGCTGTGGCTCGCCGCCCGTAGCGAGCGTGGTGCACAACGAACCGTATCGCAGCGGCGTGCGCTTCCTGCACTGCGCGCTGTGTGCAACGGAATGGCACCTGGAGCGGGTCAAGTGCAGCAACTGCGAGACGGGTGGGCAGCTGCTCTATCTGGGGCTGGACGATGAGCAGGGCGAGCCGTTCCTGCCGGTACAGGCGGAAGCCTGCGGCGCCTGCGAAAGCTACCTGAAGATCGTGCTGCGACAACTGCAGGGCCGCGCCGACCCGGTCGCCGACGATCTTGCCAGCCTGCCGCTGGACCTGATGCTGGCCGACGAGGGCGTCTATGCCAGAAGCGGCTACAACCCCCTGCTGGTCTTTGGCGAGTAG
- a CDS encoding formate dehydrogenase subunit gamma has product MSHSNVRKGILRYGPWARANHWIVAICFVLLTLSGLALFYPAFFGLTALFGGPEPTRIVHPYIGVFMTLFFLIQAVRFFRANLFRRYDVQWARQIGDVLSNRDERLPPVGQNNAGQKLVYWVFLATVPVLLVTGVVLWRPWVASEMPIWALRWAALIHAVTAFVAILTLIIHVYSAIWVKGSIRAMTQGRVSPAWARHHHKLWYDEVMAGEKRGDETALPHREPGDAAASRPRT; this is encoded by the coding sequence ATGAGTCATTCCAACGTACGCAAGGGCATCCTGCGCTACGGCCCCTGGGCCCGGGCCAATCACTGGATCGTCGCGATCTGTTTCGTGCTGCTCACCCTGAGCGGACTGGCGCTGTTCTACCCGGCGTTCTTCGGCCTCACCGCGCTGTTCGGCGGGCCGGAGCCGACGCGCATCGTGCACCCGTACATCGGTGTGTTCATGACGCTGTTCTTCCTGATCCAGGCGGTGCGCTTCTTTCGCGCCAATCTGTTCCGCCGCTACGACGTGCAATGGGCGCGGCAGATCGGCGACGTGCTGTCCAACCGGGACGAGCGCCTTCCGCCGGTGGGGCAGAACAATGCCGGGCAGAAGCTGGTGTACTGGGTATTCCTGGCCACGGTACCAGTGCTGCTGGTAACCGGTGTGGTGCTCTGGCGGCCCTGGGTGGCCAGTGAAATGCCGATCTGGGCGCTGCGCTGGGCGGCATTGATCCACGCGGTAACGGCCTTCGTCGCCATCCTCACGCTGATCATCCACGTCTACTCGGCCATCTGGGTCAAGGGTTCGATCCGCGCGATGACCCAGGGCCGGGTCAGCCCGGCCTGGGCCCGGCATCACCATAAGCTCTGGTACGACGAGGTCATGGCCGGCGAGAAACGTGGTGACGAGACGGCCTTGCCCCATCGCGAGCCCGGCGATGCCGCGGCGTCCAGACCCCGAACATGA